The sequence below is a genomic window from Lolium perenne isolate Kyuss_39 chromosome 7, Kyuss_2.0, whole genome shotgun sequence.
TGCGTGATATGACAAACAAATCTTACTTCTCCAGTAGACCCTAAGAGAACAAAAcgtacaattttttttttttttgcgaaacataaCTTGCATTACTCAAATCAGGGGTTACAATCTTGGTAGCAAATATTTGCTAAACCATCTGGGCCAGAGCATTGCCAAACAGCCGTACTAGCATGAGTTCTAGCGTAATTGGCCATAAAATGACTACTGCTATTCTGACTACGATTAACATGAGTAATACAAGTCCGACGGACTATCAGCAGAGACTTAATCTCTTCTACCATTGGTGCATGGATAGATCGATCCACACCTTCAGATTTCAGCATCTTCACCGACTCAAGACAATCAGTTTCCACTAGGATTGGCAAGTTACACCAATGTATGGCCAGGGATAAACCCTCCATGATCGCATGTAGTTCAGCACCCAAAGGATCCCTACATGACTGTAGCTTCCGACATGCTGAGAGAATGATGTTACCATCATGATCACGAACAACCATGCCAGCTCCTGCATCCCCCTTATTGTCAAAGGACCCATCGGTATTAAGCTTACACCATCCAGCCCGCGGCGGCGCCCAGAGCATAGGTAGCTTGGCAGTCGGATCCTTGTGTTCATGGATACGTTGTTCTTCTTGATCGAAAATGAACTTGCCCTTTAGAATATCTTCAGTAGGATGACACTTGATGTTAACTATGGATTCCAGGTAACTCACAAGAAAACGGCGAGAGGCTTCCAACGCCGGTGGTGGTTTATCATGGATGATCTCATTGCGGACGTGCCAAATCCGCCAAAATGTCATGAGAATCATACTTCTCACAGTGCTTGATTTATCCCACAACAGAGTCAAGAGCCATTCTACCCCATTATTTTCAATAGAATCACCAGGAGCATATAACTTGAGCAGCCTTGAACCCTATATGTAGGCTATTGATCAACGACAAAGCTACACATGGGTAATACCCAAGAACAAACGATCTTTTGATATCTAACTACTTTCTTAAAAATATGGCCTCCCTCGGTCTGTTCAGAATGCAGCATCTTTTTCCCCGAGTAGGTAATACATTTCAAGATTTTTCGTCAAATTCCTGCGTTCCAAATAGGTCGTCGAAGTAGTCGGACCTCGTTCAATTGCCACTGCTCTCGGACCACCCGCCAACCCACTGGTTGGGGGCCGAGATGGTCCGTTTCATCTTCAGGTTGGGTGGTTGTGCAGCACCAGCAGCAGCTTGTTGTTGCAGCTGCAGCTGCTGGGCTTGCAGTTGCAGAGGGTGCAGCAGTGGCTGGGGGTGGTGAGGGCGCATCTGCATCTGGTGCATCGGCTGCATTGCCGCCTGGCCCTGGATGTGGAATATTGGCTGGTTCCCTCCGAACGAGTGCGGCGGGGGCGGGCCCATGAAGTTCATCCCTCCCACGTTGCTGCCCATCTGGCCCGTCGCCATCTTCAGGCGCTGGAGCTCTGATTTCAGGGCGTCGTTCAGAGCTGCAGCAAAAACAGCAGATGGTAAGTCTTTGATGAAAACACAGAGCTGCAGAGAAACTATATTTCGTTCTTTTACATGTATAGAGCGCCACTCAAGATGTGTTAGAAGCTGTACCATCTTGTAAATGGACTTGTTGCTCCACATTCTGCAGGCGCATCTTCAGTTCACTGTTCTCAGTAGACAACCCAGCAGTGTCTCTctgtttatttattatgtgacaaGAGGAGCATGGTTAGATATCTGAAGTGATGCACGGTTCATAAAATTATAATTAGCACATCCTCAGTAAATACAGAAATAGAAAAAAATGGCCAATTGCATCAGATCAGGCAAATTGTTTCTTCCCCCTTCGCTGTTAGCCATAACAGTGGGGGACTAGGGGTGCATGACCGCTAGCTAGCTGCAGCTAACAAGAAGGATAAAACAAAATAACACAGACATGAAAATAATATCATTCTCTACATGTTGAAAGTAACTGAATGGCATGCTTACATAATAGAATACTTACTACACAGTGTAAAttatttgaaatttgcatgtgGAGATGCATGATCCACATTCAAACACCAAATGATAGAGTATTATTATGTTTATATTGTTTAGTTAGTTCCTCGTTCTTATACTGTCTAAGAACGTTTACATCTGCTGATCAAAGGAGATAGATCAAGATTTTCTTCCCCCATTTGAAAACATGCATATTGGGACAAATGAGTAAATAAATTCAAGAGGGGAAGTTCTTACATGTAGAAGTGCCAGCTGGGTTGACAATGTCGTTGCTTCTGCATGTAAGGTTTGCACCTTCCGCTCAAGTTCAGAAATATATCGCATCTTCCTTTCTTTCGATCTCGCTGCTGATTGTCTATTGGCCCAAATCCTATCACATGAATTATGATAGCTTAGAACTAAATATAGACAATTAAGCACTTTCAAGCA
It includes:
- the LOC127316504 gene encoding transcription factor RF2a, whose amino-acid sequence is MDRPPVQSGGGGGGGCNVLPPKPSLSLWPPTEEPPESDISHMPDSPARSLGHRRAHSEIIGLPDDLDLGVPGACGDGPSLSDENEEELFSMFLDTEKFNAQLREASETGSSCASAGPRPRHHHSHSMDASSSFDAEQLLGTPATEGMSTVDAKKAMSNSKLAELALVDPKKAKRIWANRQSAARSKERKMRYISELERKVQTLHAEATTLSTQLALLHRDTAGLSTENSELKMRLQNVEQQVHLQDALNDALKSELQRLKMATGQMGSNVGGMNFMGPPPPHSFGGNQPIFHIQGQAAMQPMHQMQMRPHHPQPLLHPLQLQAQQLQLQQQAAAGAAQPPNLKMKRTISAPNQWVGGWSESSGN